In the genome of Planctomycetota bacterium, the window GAGATCGTCGCCACCCCCGGCGTGGGGCGCGTGGCCGAAGTCGTGGTCCTCCGCCAGGAGGTGAGCGACTCCGGTGCGGTCACGCTCGTCAAGGATCCGCGCTACTCCCTGGCACCGTTCGGCACCGGGGAGCGGCGCGGGATGGCGGTCGCCGTCGCCGACTTCAACGCCGACGGCCGCGACGACTTCGCCTTCGCGCGCTCGAGCGGGGCCGGCGAGGTGCGCGTCTACCATGCGACTGCCGCCGGCGGTCTGGCCTTCGCCAAGTCGTTCACGCCGTCGATCCCCGGCAACTTCACCGGCGTGTCGCTGTCGGCCGCCGACTTCGGCACGTTCGCCTCCGGCGCGGTCGTCGACGCCTCGCGCCCCGACGGCAAGGCCGAGCTGGTCGTCGCCAGCGGGGCGGGGGTCGCGCCCTTGGTGCAGGTCGTCGATCTGTCGGCGGCGACGCCCGCGGTCGTCGATTCGATCCGGCCGTTCACGGCGGCGTTCCGCGGCGGGCTGAGCGTCTCGACGGGGCGCGTCGATCCCGACGCCATCCCCGATATCATCGCGGCCCAGGGGTCAGGGGGCACGTCGCAGGTCGAGATCTACGACGGCCGCGTCGGCAGCGCCACCAACGCCCTGCTGGCGCCGGCGTTCACCGCCTTCGCCGCGCGGCCGCTTTCCAGCCGCCGCGGTCCGGTGACGACCGCCGGCATCGACATCGACGGCGACGCCCGGATCGATTCGATCCAGCTGTCGCAGGCCTCCGCGGTGGGCACCGCCGTCCAGCAGGTCTCGGTCCTCGGGGCGCCGAAGGGGTCGACGACCTCCGGGGCCGGCGCGACGCGGGTCGCCAGCGCCGAGTCGCGGCTGGTCAACGATGTCCAGTCGGCGGTGTTCCAGGCGACCGCGTCCGGGCTCAAGTTCCGCGAGGTGATCGTCGGCACCGGCGTCAGCCCGAGCTCGGCCTCGGCGACGGTCAAGGTCGACTACGAGGGTCGGCTGATCGACGGGACGAAGTTCGACGGCAACACCGGTGCATCGTTCAACCTGTCCGGCGTCGTCGCCGGGTTCAGGGAAGGGATCCAGTCGATGAAGGTCGGCGGCCGGCGGATCCTCGTCATCCCGGCGAACCTGGCCTACGGTACCAACCCGCCCGCCGGAAGCTCGATCCCCGCCAACGCCACGCTGGTGTTCGACGTGGCGCTGCTGGAGACGACCTGACCTCCGTCAGCTCCAGGCCGGCGGCGGTGTCTCGAGCGCCGTCGCGAGGCGCGTGAGGTATTCCCGCCGCGGGATCTCCACGCAGCCCTGGCGCACGAGGTGCGGATTGGCGACCTGCACGTCGAACAGGCCGTAGCCGAGGGCCCGGAGCCGGTCGACGAGGAAGGCGAAGGCGATCTTCGAGGCGTCGCGGCGCGTGTGGAACATCGACTCCCCGGCGAACAGCCCGCCGACCGCCACGCCGTAGATGCCGCCGACGAGCGAACGCCCGCCGACCCCGGTCTCCCAGACCTCGACACTGTGGGCCCACCCGAGCCGGTGGAGCTCGCCATAGCCGCGCTCGACCTCGGGGATGATCCAGGTGTCGCCGCGGCGCGTCTGGCCGCACATCCGCACCACGCCGGCGAAGTCCTCGTCGACGGTCACGGCGAACGGATGCCGCCGCAGCGTGCGGTCGAAACGGCGCGGGCGGTGGACCGTCTCGCCCAACGGGTAGATGCAACGCGGGTCGGGGGAACACCAGATCACCAGCGGCTCCCCGTCGTCGTCGGCGACGCTGCCATCGGGCCAGGGGAAG includes:
- a CDS encoding leucyl/phenylalanyl-tRNA--protein transferase, which translates into the protein MLSRVVPRVPHPPVEPPRSVVRFTDPRRGSRENAGAVAVGCDFSPGTLLAAYRRGIFPWPDGSVADDDGEPLVIWCSPDPRCIYPLGETVHRPRRFDRTLRRHPFAVTVDEDFAGVVRMCGQTRRGDTWIIPEVERGYGELHRLGWAHSVEVWETGVGGRSLVGGIYGVAVGGLFAGESMFHTRRDASKIAFAFLVDRLRALGYGLFDVQVANPHLVRQGCVEIPRREYLTRLATALETPPPAWS